The Rhizobium rosettiformans genomic sequence TTGAAGAGCTGCGGGAAGGTCCGGGTTTTTGGCGTTGGGTCTGAAAGCTCGGCGCCCGCTTGCCGCCAATCCATGACATAATTCCGCGACCGCTTGAGGTCGCCCCATCCGATGGCTGATCCATGACCGATACCCCTGAAAAGATCGACTACTCCAAGACCCTCTATCTGCCTGAGACCGAATTCCCGATGCGCGCCGGCCTTCCCCAGAAGGAGCCGGAAATGGCGGCGAAGTGGAAGCAGATGGGTCTCTACAAGAAGCTGCGCGCCTCGGCCGCCGGCCGCGAGAAATTCGTCCTGCATGACGGCCCGCCCTATGCCAACGGCAACATCCATATCGGCCATGCGCTGAACAAGGTGCTGAAGGATGTCATCACCCGCTCGTTCCAGATGCGCGGCTTCGATAGCAACTACGTGCCCGGCTGGGACTGCCACGGCCTGCCGATCGAATGGAAGATCGAAGAAAAGTATCGCGAAAAGGGCAAGGACAAGAACGAGGTCCCGGTCAACGAATTCCGCAAGGAATGCCGCGAGTTTGCGCAGGGCTGGATCAACATCCAGTCGGACGAGTTCCGCCGCCTCGGCATCGAGGGTGACTTCGACAATCCCTACACGACCATGGCCTTCCACTCGGAAGCCCGCATCGCCGGCGAACTCCTGAAGATCGCCATGTCCGGACAGCTTTACCGTGGCTCCAAGCCGATCATGTGGTCGGTCGTCGAGCGCACGGCGCTGGCCGAGGCCGAAGTGGAATATGCCGAGGTCGAGAGCGACACGATCTGGGTGAAGTTCCCTGTGAAGGATGTGCGTGGGGCATTGCAGCTCCGGGGAGGCGATGGTGCGCATGCAGTCGCTGATGCGGTGGCCGACACTAAGGCGCTGAACGAGCTTTTGCAGGCCTCCGTCGTCATCTGGACCACCACCCCCTGGACCATCCCCGGCAACCGCGCGATCTCCTACTCCTCGAAGATCGAATACGGTCTCTACGAGATCACGGAAGCCACGAACGATTTCGGTCCGCAGCCGGGCGAAAAGCTGATCTTCGCCAAGCGCCTTGCCGAAGACGCAGCAAACAAGGCCAAGGTGACCTTCAAGCTGGTCCGCGACGTGACCGGTGCCGAACTTGGCGCCATCACCTGCGCCCATCCGCTGGCCGACCTTGGCTACACCTTCGCCGTGCCCATGCTCGATGGCGACCACGTCACCGATGACGCCGGTACCGGTTTCGTCCACACCGCGCCGTCCCACGGTCGCGAAGACTTTGAAGCCTGGATGGCAAACGTCCGTGCACTGGAAGCCCGTGGCATCGACGTGAAGATCCCGTTCCCGGTCGATGATGCCGGCTTCTACACGGAAGACGCGCCGGGCTTTGGCCCCTCGGCCGAAGGCGGTGCTGCCCGTGTGCTCGACGACAACGGCAAGAAGGGCGACGCCAACAAGCGCGTCATGGATGCCTTGATCAAAACGAACAATCTCTTTGCCCGTGGCCGCATCAAGCACGAGTATCCGCATTCCTGGCGCTCCAAGAAGCCGGTCATCTTCCGCAACACGCCCCAGTGGTTTGTCTACATGGACAAGGAACTCGGCGACGGCACGACGCTGCGCACCCGCGCCTTGTCTGCCATCGACCAGACCCGCTTTGTCCCCGCCGGCGGCCAGAACCGCCTGCGCGCCATGATCGAGCAGCGTCCGGATTGGGTTCTTTCTCGTCAAAGAGCATGGGGTGTCCCGATCTGCGTGTTCGCCGATGCCGAAGGCAATGTTCTGCAGGATGAGAAGGTCAATGCCCGCATCCTCGAAGCCTTCGAAGTCGAGGGTGCCGATGCCTGGTTCGCTGAAGGTGCCAAGGAACGCTTCCTGGCCGGCGAGCATGACGGCGAAAAGTGGCAGATGGTCACCGACATCCTCGATGTCTGGTTCGACTCTGGCTCGACCCACACCTTCACGCTGGAAGACCGCCCGGACCTGAAATGGCCGGCGGACGTCTATCTGGAAGGCTCCGACCAGCATCGCGGCTGGTTCCATTCCTCGCTGCTCGAAAGCTGCGCCACCCGCGGCCGCGCGCCCTACAATGCCGTCGTCACCCATGGCTTCACGATGGCGGAAGACGGTCGCAAGATGTCGAAGTCGCTCGGCAACACGGTGACGCCGCAGGAAGTCATGAGCCAGTCCGGCGCTGATATCCTGCGCCTCTGGGTGATGAACACCGACTATTGGGAAGATCAGCGTCTCGGCAAGACGATCATCCAGACCAATATCGACAGCTACCGCAAGATCCGCAACACTGTTCGTTGGATGCTCGGCACACTCGCCCATGATCATGGCGACGAGATTGCCTATGCCGATCTGCCGGAACTCGAAAAGCTGATGCTGCATCGCCTGGCCGAGCTCGACCAGATCGTCCGCAAGGGCTACGACGAATTCGACTTCAAGCGCATCGTCCGTGCTCTCAGCGACTTCGCCAATGTCGAACTCTCGGCCTTCTACTTCGACATCCGCAAGGACACGCTGTATTGCGACGCCCCGTCGAGCCTGAAGCGCCGCTCGGCCCTCTTCGTCATCCGCAAGCTCTTCGACTGCCTGGTCCTGTGGTTTGCGCCGATGATGCCGTTTACGACGGAAGAGGCCTGGCTGTCGCGTGACCCGAACGCCGAGTCGGTGCATCTCGAACAGTTCCCGACTGTTCCGGCCGAGTGGTCAAACGAGGCTGTTGCCGAGAAGTGGAAGGGCGTTCGCGCCGTCCGCCGTGCCGTCACCGGCGCGCTCGAAATCGAGCGCAAGGAAAAGCGCATCGGCTCCTCGCTGGAAGCAGCCCCGGTCGTGCATGTCGCCGATGCCGAGCTTCTGAAGGCGCTCGATGGGCTCGACTTCGCCGAGATCTGCATCACCTCGGA encodes the following:
- the ileS gene encoding isoleucine--tRNA ligase, coding for MTDTPEKIDYSKTLYLPETEFPMRAGLPQKEPEMAAKWKQMGLYKKLRASAAGREKFVLHDGPPYANGNIHIGHALNKVLKDVITRSFQMRGFDSNYVPGWDCHGLPIEWKIEEKYREKGKDKNEVPVNEFRKECREFAQGWINIQSDEFRRLGIEGDFDNPYTTMAFHSEARIAGELLKIAMSGQLYRGSKPIMWSVVERTALAEAEVEYAEVESDTIWVKFPVKDVRGALQLRGGDGAHAVADAVADTKALNELLQASVVIWTTTPWTIPGNRAISYSSKIEYGLYEITEATNDFGPQPGEKLIFAKRLAEDAANKAKVTFKLVRDVTGAELGAITCAHPLADLGYTFAVPMLDGDHVTDDAGTGFVHTAPSHGREDFEAWMANVRALEARGIDVKIPFPVDDAGFYTEDAPGFGPSAEGGAARVLDDNGKKGDANKRVMDALIKTNNLFARGRIKHEYPHSWRSKKPVIFRNTPQWFVYMDKELGDGTTLRTRALSAIDQTRFVPAGGQNRLRAMIEQRPDWVLSRQRAWGVPICVFADAEGNVLQDEKVNARILEAFEVEGADAWFAEGAKERFLAGEHDGEKWQMVTDILDVWFDSGSTHTFTLEDRPDLKWPADVYLEGSDQHRGWFHSSLLESCATRGRAPYNAVVTHGFTMAEDGRKMSKSLGNTVTPQEVMSQSGADILRLWVMNTDYWEDQRLGKTIIQTNIDSYRKIRNTVRWMLGTLAHDHGDEIAYADLPELEKLMLHRLAELDQIVRKGYDEFDFKRIVRALSDFANVELSAFYFDIRKDTLYCDAPSSLKRRSALFVIRKLFDCLVLWFAPMMPFTTEEAWLSRDPNAESVHLEQFPTVPAEWSNEAVAEKWKGVRAVRRAVTGALEIERKEKRIGSSLEAAPVVHVADAELLKALDGLDFAEICITSDIQVVAGEGPSEAFRLDDGTKVAVEPKLAEGTKCARSWKITKDVGSDPDYPDVSARDAQALRELAQAAG